A single region of the Glycine max cultivar Williams 82 unplaced genomic scaffold, Glycine_max_v4.0 scaffold_60, whole genome shotgun sequence genome encodes:
- the LOC106797895 gene encoding uncharacterized protein produces the protein MAGAGGGGDEYHQLDGAQRLLVDAMNAQMQRLLDRTTEEVYGRLEALENQANQNARRNIDGNRGNNGGNDGPRQNRVEGVKLNVPPFKGRSDPDAYLDWEMKTEHVFACNDYTDAQKVKLAAAEFSDYALVWWHKYQREMLREERREVDTWTEMKRVMRKRYVPTSYNRTMRQKLQGLSQGNLTVEEYYKEMEMALVRANIEEDSEDTMARFLNGLNPEIRDVVELQEYVVLDDLLHRALRVEQQIKRRSATRRNSPNTYNQNWANRSKKEGGNSFRPAATSPYGKSATPSVGGSKHNTSTSSSNTGTRNIKCFKCLGRGHIASECPTRRTMIMKADGEITSESEISEEEVEEEEYEEEAMQGDMLMVRRLLGNQMQPLDDNQRENIFHTRCVINGKLCSLIVDGGSCTNVASSTLVTKLNLETKPHPRPYKLQWLSEDEEVKVTQQVEVCLTIGRYNDKVLCDVVPMEATHVLLGRPWQYDTKAVHDGFTNKISFQQADKKIVLKPLSPQEDFDDVFPASVPDGLPPLRGIEHHIDLIPGASLPNRPAYRSNPQETKEIERQVSELLSKGWVRDSMSPCAVPVILVPKKDDSWRMCSDCRAINNITIKYRHPILACS, from the exons ATGGCTGGagcaggtggtggtggtgacgaGTACCATCAGTTGGACGGCGCTCAACGTCTGTTAGTGGATGCGATGAATGCACAGATGCAACGTTTGCTAGACCGTACCACAGAGGAGGTCTATGGACGACTAGAAGCTTTGGAGAACCAAGCCAATCAGAATGCTAGACGAAATATAGATGGGAATAGAGGTAACAATGGCGGTAATGACGGACCGAGGCAGAACCGGGTTGAGGGAGTAAAGCTCAATGTTCCTCCCTTCAAAGGTAGAAGTGATCCAGATGCCTACCTGGACTGGGAAATGAAGACTGAGCACGTATTTGCCTGCAATGACTACACTGATGCGCAGAAAGTCAAGCTAGCAGCAGCTGAATTCTccgactatgcccttgtttggtggcataAATACCAAAGAGAAATGTTGAGAGAGGAACGGCGAGAggtagatacatggactgagatgaaaAGGGTGATGAGAAAAAGGTATGTGCCCACTAGCTATAACagaaccatgcgacagaaaCTCCAAGGGCTGTCCCAAGGGAATTTAACCGTGGaagaatattataaagagaTGGAAATGGCGTTAGTGAGGGCCAACATCGAAGAGGACTCCGAAGACACAATGGCTCGTTTCCTGAATGGTCTAAACCCTGAAATcagagatgttgttgaattacaGGAGTATGTGgtgttggatgacttgttacATAGGGCGCTTCGGGTTGAACAgcaaattaaaagaagaagtgcAACAAGGAGGAACTCACCCAATACTTACAACCAAAACTGGGCCAAcagatccaagaaggagggaggtaATTCGTTCCGACCTGCAGCCACATCCCCGTATGGAAAGTCAGCAACACCCAGTGTAGGTGGAAGCAAACATAACACCTCCACTTCCTCATCCAATACTGGAACCAGAAACATAAAATGTTTCAAGTGCTTAGGCAGAGGACATATTGCTTCTGAATGTCCAACCAGGAGGACCATGATCATGAAGGCTGATGGAGAAATCACTAGTGAGTCTGAAATCAGtgaagaagaagtggaagaagaagagtatGAGGAGGAAGCTATGCAGGGTGATATGTTGATGGTGAGAAGGCTGTTGGGAAATCAAATGCAGCCACTGGAtgacaatcaaagagaaaatattttccacaccaGATGTGTAATTAATGGTAAGCTAtgctctttaattgttgatggaggaaGCTGTACCAATGTTGCAAGTTCCACATTAGTGACCAAACTGAATTTGGAAACTAAGCCCCATCCTAGACCATACAAACTTCAgtggcttagtgaagatgaagaggtaaaagtGACTCAACAGGTTGAGGTGTGTCTCACCATTGGGCGATATAATGACAAGGTGCTGTGTGATGTGGTCCCAATGGAAGCGACCCATGTGCTGTTAGGAAGACCGTGGCAATATGATACCAAggcagtgcatgatggcttcaccaacaaaatCTCTTTCCAGCAAGCTGACAAGAAGATTGTTCTCAAACCGTTATCTCCTCAAGAG gattttgatgatgtgtttCCAGCAAGTGTACCAGATGGTTTGCCACcattgaggggaattgagcatcacaTTGATCTCATTCCCGGAGCGTCCTTGCCCAATCGGCCAGCTTATAGGAGCAACCCACAAGAAACTAAGGAGATCGAAAGGCAAGTATCCGAACTCCTGAGCAAAGGTTGGGTgagagatagtatgagtccGTGCGCTGTACCTGTCATTCTAGTACCCAAGAAGGACGACTCATGGAGGATGTGTTCTGATTGTAGAGCCATAAACAACATCACCATCAAGTATAGGCACCCAATATTGGCCTGCAGCTAG